A single genomic interval of Bradyrhizobium sp. sBnM-33 harbors:
- the gltB gene encoding glutamate synthase large subunit has protein sequence MSGSEFERENIVTETLSATAASKPADTLLEDSRREHDWRPPAEGLYDLGMEKDSCGVGFIANIKGRKSRQIVSDALSILCNLEHRGAVGADPRAGDGAGILVQIPHAFFARKTAELGFKLPEPGHYAIGALFMPKETAWRKVIQSIIAEQIKEEGLVLLGWRDVPSDNASLGETVKPTEPYHMQVFIGRNGTAKTEEEFERRLYILRKSISQAIYQRRDRGMAGYYPVSLSCRTVIYKGMFLADQLGKYYPDLHEEDFESALALVHQRFSTNTFPTWSLAHPYRMIAHNGEINTLRGNVNWMAARQASVHSELYGKDISRLWPISYEGQSDTACFDNALEFLVQGGYSLPHAVMMMIPEAWAGNPLMDEQRRAFYEYHAALMEPWDGPAAIAFTDGRQIGATLDRNGLRPARYLVTRDDRIVMASEMGVLKIPEDEIVTKWRLQPGKMLLVDLEQGRLIPDDEIKATLARSHPYSDWLHRTQLVLEELPDAPVKGMRSNLPLLDRQQAFGYSQEDINILMTPMAATGEEAAGSMGNDTPISALSDRPKPLFTYFKQNFAQVTNPPIDPIREELVMSLVSIIGPRPNLFDLQGMASTKRLEVRQPILTDADLEKIRSISDVADTHFKSRTLDTTFHAGFGAAGMEQVLDELCARAEGAVREGVNIIILSDRMAGSDRIPIPSLLACAAVHHHLIRTGLRTSVGIVVESGEPREVHHFACLAGYGAEAINPYLAFETIIAMKDRLPGALDDHEIVKRYIKSIGKGLLKVMSKMGISTYQSYCGAQIFDAVGLKADFVAKYFAGTHTRIEGVGLVEIAEETVRRHTDAFGDAQVYKTALDVGGEYAYRTRGEDHAWTAESVSTLQHAVRGNSQERYRAFAKILNEQSERLLTLRGLFRIKTAEDEKRKPVKLDQVEPAFEIVKRFATGAMSFGSISREAHTTLAIAMNRIGGKSNTGEGGEEADRFKPMPNGDSMRSAIKQVASGRFGVTTEYLVNSDMMQIKMAQGAKPGEGGQLPGHKVDATIARVRHSTPGVGLISPPPHHDIYSIEDLAQLIYDLKNVNPDGQVSVKLVSEIGVGTVAAGVAKARADHVTIAGFEGGTGASPLTSIKHAGSPWEIGLAETHQTLVRERLRSRIVVQVDGGFRTGRDVVIGALLGADEFGFATAPLIAAGCIMMRKCHLNTCPVGVATQDPVLRKRFTGQPEHVINYFFFVAEEVREIMAQLGYRKFDEMVGQTQMLDQSTLVAHWKAKGLDFSKLFVRQKELPGQKIYHAEAQNHHLEKVLDRRLIEKAQAALDRGAPVKIEEEINNTDRSAGAMLSGAVAKIYGHAGLPHDTIHVSLKGTAGQAFGAWLAKGVTFDLEGEGNDYVGKGLSGGRIIVKPPRNSGIVPEESIIVGNTVMYGAIEGECYFRGIAGERFAVRNSGAIAVVEGAGDHCCEYMTGGIVVVLGKTGRNFAAGMSGGIAYVLDEAGDFAKLCNMSMVELEPVLSEEMINASTYHHSGDLEAHGRVDVFQNLLDSDVERLHVLITRHAKLTGSKRAAEILANWKAWLPKFRKVMPVEYRRALKELKANADAEPKIAIGA, from the coding sequence ATGAGCGGGTCGGAATTCGAGCGCGAAAACATCGTGACAGAAACCCTGTCGGCGACCGCGGCTTCGAAACCGGCCGACACGTTGCTTGAGGATTCCCGGCGCGAGCATGACTGGCGCCCGCCGGCGGAGGGCCTTTACGACCTCGGCATGGAGAAGGATTCCTGCGGCGTCGGCTTCATCGCCAACATCAAGGGCCGGAAGTCGCGTCAGATCGTTTCCGACGCACTCAGCATTCTCTGCAACCTCGAGCACCGCGGCGCTGTCGGCGCCGACCCGCGCGCCGGCGACGGCGCCGGCATTCTGGTGCAGATCCCGCATGCCTTCTTCGCACGCAAGACCGCCGAGCTCGGCTTCAAGCTGCCGGAGCCCGGCCACTACGCGATCGGTGCGCTGTTCATGCCGAAGGAGACGGCGTGGCGAAAGGTGATCCAGAGCATCATCGCCGAACAGATCAAGGAAGAAGGCCTCGTACTGCTCGGCTGGCGCGACGTGCCGTCCGACAACGCTTCGCTCGGCGAAACCGTCAAGCCGACCGAGCCCTATCACATGCAGGTGTTCATCGGCCGCAACGGCACGGCAAAAACCGAGGAGGAGTTCGAGCGCAGGCTCTACATTCTGCGCAAGTCGATCTCGCAGGCGATCTACCAGCGCCGCGACCGCGGCATGGCCGGCTATTACCCGGTCTCGCTGTCGTGCCGCACCGTGATCTACAAAGGTATGTTCCTCGCCGACCAGCTCGGCAAGTACTATCCCGATCTGCACGAAGAGGATTTCGAGAGCGCGCTGGCACTGGTGCATCAGCGCTTCTCGACCAACACCTTCCCGACCTGGTCGCTGGCGCATCCGTACCGGATGATCGCCCACAACGGCGAAATCAACACGCTGCGCGGCAACGTCAACTGGATGGCGGCGCGCCAGGCTTCCGTTCACTCGGAGCTCTACGGCAAGGACATCAGCCGCCTCTGGCCGATCTCCTACGAAGGCCAGAGCGACACCGCCTGCTTCGATAATGCGCTCGAATTCCTGGTGCAGGGCGGCTACTCGCTACCGCACGCTGTCATGATGATGATTCCGGAAGCGTGGGCCGGCAATCCGCTGATGGATGAGCAGCGTCGCGCCTTCTACGAATATCACGCAGCCCTGATGGAGCCGTGGGACGGCCCCGCCGCGATCGCGTTCACCGACGGCCGCCAGATCGGCGCCACGCTCGACCGCAACGGACTCCGTCCCGCGCGCTATCTCGTTACCAGGGACGACCGCATCGTGATGGCGTCCGAAATGGGTGTGCTGAAGATTCCGGAGGATGAGATCGTCACCAAGTGGCGGTTGCAGCCGGGCAAGATGCTTTTGGTCGACCTCGAACAGGGACGTCTCATTCCCGACGACGAGATCAAGGCGACGCTGGCCAGGAGCCATCCCTACAGCGACTGGCTGCATCGCACCCAGCTCGTGCTGGAGGAATTGCCCGATGCGCCCGTCAAGGGCATGCGTTCGAACCTGCCGCTGCTCGACCGGCAGCAGGCGTTCGGCTATTCGCAGGAAGACATCAATATCCTGATGACGCCGATGGCGGCCACCGGCGAGGAAGCCGCCGGCTCGATGGGTAACGATACGCCGATCTCGGCGCTGTCGGACCGGCCGAAGCCGCTGTTCACTTATTTCAAGCAGAACTTCGCGCAGGTCACCAACCCGCCGATCGACCCGATCCGCGAGGAGCTCGTCATGAGCCTCGTCTCGATCATCGGGCCGCGGCCGAATCTGTTCGACCTGCAGGGCATGGCCTCGACCAAGCGGCTCGAGGTGCGGCAACCGATCCTGACCGATGCGGATCTGGAAAAGATCCGCTCGATCTCCGATGTCGCTGATACCCATTTCAAATCGCGCACGCTCGACACCACCTTCCATGCCGGCTTCGGCGCAGCGGGAATGGAGCAGGTGCTCGACGAGCTCTGCGCGCGCGCCGAAGGCGCGGTGCGCGAAGGCGTCAACATCATCATCCTGTCGGACCGCATGGCGGGCTCGGACCGGATTCCGATCCCCTCGCTGCTCGCCTGTGCCGCCGTGCATCATCACCTGATCCGCACCGGCTTGCGCACCTCGGTCGGCATCGTCGTCGAGTCCGGCGAGCCGCGCGAGGTGCATCATTTCGCGTGCCTGGCCGGCTACGGCGCCGAGGCGATCAATCCGTATCTCGCGTTCGAAACCATCATCGCGATGAAGGATCGCCTACCCGGCGCGCTTGACGACCATGAGATCGTCAAGCGCTACATCAAGTCGATCGGCAAGGGCCTGTTGAAGGTGATGTCCAAGATGGGCATCTCGACCTACCAGTCCTATTGCGGCGCGCAGATCTTTGATGCCGTCGGGCTGAAGGCCGATTTCGTCGCCAAGTATTTTGCCGGCACCCACACCCGCATCGAGGGCGTGGGCCTGGTCGAAATCGCCGAGGAAACGGTGCGGCGCCATACGGACGCGTTCGGCGACGCGCAGGTTTACAAGACCGCGCTCGATGTCGGCGGCGAATACGCCTACCGTACCCGCGGCGAAGACCATGCCTGGACGGCCGAGTCGGTTTCAACGCTACAGCATGCCGTGCGCGGCAACTCGCAGGAGCGCTATCGGGCGTTCGCAAAAATCCTCAACGAGCAGTCGGAGCGGCTATTAACGCTGCGCGGCCTGTTCCGGATCAAGACCGCCGAGGACGAGAAGCGCAAGCCGGTGAAACTCGACCAAGTCGAGCCGGCCTTCGAAATCGTCAAGCGTTTTGCGACCGGCGCAATGAGCTTCGGCTCGATCTCGCGCGAGGCGCACACCACGCTCGCGATCGCGATGAACCGGATCGGCGGCAAGTCCAACACCGGCGAGGGCGGCGAAGAGGCCGATCGCTTCAAGCCGATGCCGAACGGCGATTCGATGCGCTCGGCAATCAAGCAGGTCGCTTCCGGCCGGTTCGGCGTGACGACGGAGTATCTCGTCAACTCCGACATGATGCAGATCAAGATGGCGCAGGGCGCCAAGCCCGGCGAAGGCGGACAATTGCCCGGCCACAAGGTCGACGCGACGATTGCGCGAGTGCGGCACTCGACGCCCGGCGTCGGCCTGATCTCGCCGCCGCCGCATCACGACATCTATTCGATCGAAGATCTGGCGCAGCTCATCTACGACCTCAAGAACGTCAATCCGGACGGTCAGGTCTCGGTCAAGCTGGTCTCCGAAATCGGCGTCGGCACCGTGGCCGCGGGCGTAGCGAAAGCGCGCGCTGACCACGTTACCATCGCAGGCTTCGAGGGCGGCACCGGCGCCTCCCCCCTCACCTCGATCAAGCACGCCGGCAGCCCTTGGGAAATCGGGCTTGCCGAAACCCACCAGACGCTGGTGCGCGAGCGGCTACGCAGCCGCATCGTGGTCCAGGTCGATGGCGGCTTCCGTACCGGGCGCGACGTTGTGATCGGCGCGCTCTTGGGCGCGGACGAATTCGGCTTCGCCACCGCGCCGCTGATCGCGGCCGGCTGCATCATGATGCGCAAGTGCCATCTCAACACCTGCCCGGTCGGCGTCGCGACCCAGGACCCGGTGCTGCGCAAGCGCTTCACCGGCCAGCCCGAGCACGTCATCAACTACTTCTTCTTCGTCGCCGAAGAAGTGCGCGAGATCATGGCACAGCTCGGCTACAGGAAGTTCGACGAGATGGTCGGTCAGACCCAGATGCTTGACCAGTCGACGCTGGTGGCGCACTGGAAGGCCAAGGGGCTCGATTTCTCAAAACTGTTCGTGCGGCAGAAGGAGCTGCCCGGCCAGAAGATCTATCATGCCGAAGCCCAGAACCATCATCTGGAGAAGGTGCTCGATCGCCGCCTCATCGAGAAGGCGCAGGCCGCGCTCGACCGCGGCGCACCGGTGAAAATCGAGGAAGAGATCAACAACACCGACCGTTCCGCCGGCGCGATGTTGTCCGGGGCCGTTGCGAAGATCTACGGCCACGCCGGATTGCCGCATGACACCATTCACGTCAGCTTGAAGGGCACTGCCGGCCAGGCGTTCGGCGCGTGGCTTGCCAAGGGCGTTACTTTCGATCTCGAAGGCGAAGGCAACGACTATGTCGGCAAGGGCCTGTCGGGCGGCCGCATCATCGTCAAGCCGCCGCGGAATTCCGGCATCGTGCCGGAAGAATCCATCATCGTCGGCAATACGGTGATGTACGGCGCGATCGAAGGCGAATGCTACTTCCGCGGCATCGCCGGCGAACGCTTTGCGGTGCGTAACTCCGGCGCTATTGCGGTCGTCGAAGGCGCCGGCGACCATTGCTGCGAATACATGACCGGCGGCATCGTCGTGGTGCTGGGCAAGACGGGCCGCAACTTCGCGGCCGGCATGTCCGGCGGCATCGCCTATGTGCTGGACGAGGCCGGCGACTTCGCAAAGCTCTGCAATATGTCGATGGTCGAGCTGGAACCGGTGCTCTCGGAAGAGATGATCAACGCCAGCACCTACCACCACTCCGGCGATCTCGAGGCGCATGGCCGGGTCGACGTGTTCCAGAACCTGCTCGACTCCGACGTCGAGCGGCTGCACGTACTGATCACGCGCCATGCCAAGCTGACCGGCTCGAAACGGGCCGCCGAGATCCTCGCGAACTGGAAGGCCTGGCTACCGAAATTCCGCAAGGTGATGCCGGTGGAATACCGCCGCGCACTGAAGGAATTGAAGGCGAACGCCGACGCCGAGCCGAAAATCGCAATCGGGGCTTAG
- a CDS encoding glutamate synthase subunit beta, which translates to MGKITGFLEIDRNERKYAPVAERLQHFREFVIPLSEKDTRDQAARCMNCGIPYCHGTGSVAPGTPGCPVNNQIPDFNDLVYQGNWEEASRNLHSTNNFPEFTGRICPAPCEASCTLNIDDNPVTIKTIECAIADRAFENGWVKPEIPTVKTGKKIAVVGSGPAGMACAQQLARAGHDVHLYEKFAKAGGLLRYGIPDFKMEKHIIDRRVAQMEAEGVTFHYGVHIGGTSQGAIDPRELLNQYDAVALTGGAEAGRDLPIPGRDLDGIHFAMDFLPQQNRRVSSEPLGDVKEILAGGKHVVVIGGGDTGSDCIGTSLRQGAKSVTQLEIMPAPPEHENKGVTWPNWPLKMRTSSSQAEGAIREYAVLTQKFSGIDGKVQKLHSVKVDDKFKPIPGTEFELEAQLVLLAMGFVHPVHEGLLKTLGVDLDQRGNVRANTQDYQTSLPNVFSAGDMRRGQSLVVWAIREGRLCARAIDQYLMGSTTLPK; encoded by the coding sequence ATGGGCAAGATCACAGGTTTCCTCGAGATAGATCGGAACGAACGCAAGTATGCGCCGGTCGCCGAGCGGTTGCAGCATTTTCGCGAATTCGTCATTCCACTGAGCGAGAAAGACACGCGCGACCAGGCCGCGCGCTGCATGAATTGCGGCATTCCGTATTGCCACGGCACCGGCTCGGTGGCGCCGGGTACGCCGGGCTGCCCGGTCAATAACCAGATCCCCGATTTCAATGACCTCGTCTATCAGGGCAACTGGGAAGAAGCCTCGCGCAACCTGCACTCCACCAACAATTTCCCTGAGTTCACCGGCCGCATTTGTCCGGCGCCGTGCGAGGCGTCCTGCACGCTCAACATCGACGACAACCCAGTCACCATCAAGACCATCGAATGCGCCATAGCGGACCGCGCATTTGAGAATGGCTGGGTCAAGCCGGAAATCCCCACGGTTAAGACCGGCAAGAAGATTGCCGTTGTCGGGTCGGGCCCGGCTGGGATGGCGTGCGCGCAGCAGCTCGCGCGCGCCGGCCATGACGTCCACCTCTATGAGAAGTTCGCCAAGGCGGGCGGATTGCTTCGTTACGGCATTCCCGACTTCAAGATGGAAAAGCACATCATCGACCGCCGCGTGGCGCAGATGGAGGCTGAGGGCGTGACGTTCCATTACGGCGTCCATATCGGCGGCACCTCGCAAGGCGCGATCGATCCGCGCGAACTGCTCAACCAGTATGACGCCGTGGCGCTGACCGGCGGCGCTGAAGCCGGCCGCGATCTGCCGATCCCCGGCCGCGACCTCGACGGCATCCATTTCGCGATGGATTTCCTGCCGCAGCAGAACCGCCGCGTCTCCTCCGAGCCGCTCGGCGACGTGAAGGAAATTCTCGCCGGTGGCAAGCATGTCGTCGTGATCGGCGGCGGTGACACCGGCTCGGACTGCATCGGCACCTCGCTTCGGCAGGGCGCAAAGTCCGTGACTCAGCTTGAAATCATGCCGGCGCCGCCTGAGCACGAGAACAAGGGCGTGACCTGGCCGAACTGGCCGTTGAAAATGCGGACCTCGTCGAGCCAGGCCGAAGGGGCTATCCGCGAATACGCGGTGCTGACGCAGAAGTTTTCGGGCATCGACGGCAAGGTGCAGAAGCTGCACAGCGTGAAAGTCGACGACAAGTTCAAGCCGATCCCGGGTACCGAATTCGAGCTCGAAGCGCAGCTCGTGCTGCTCGCCATGGGCTTCGTGCACCCCGTGCACGAAGGCTTGCTGAAGACGCTCGGCGTCGACCTCGACCAGCGCGGCAACGTCCGCGCCAACACACAGGACTACCAGACCTCGCTGCCCAACGTGTTCTCGGCGGGCGACATGCGCCGCGGCCAATCGCTGGTGGTCTGGGCGATCCGCGAAGGGCGCCTCTGTGCGCGCGCGATCGATCAGTATCTGATGGGATCGACGACGCTGCCGAAGTAA
- a CDS encoding outer membrane beta-barrel protein, producing MRAGPAAGRNSRARIFRAALPCLALLALTGTAAQAQILTPDLFSSRRTSQMTPPDSPLRRTAAEVNDPLNNPKLQEGDKPAPSRIGQIPKYGLPAASGAADIGYDSLNRKRKRPKYYPGQAKPKPPVGPGSPPPPIASNTRLRLSIAPSESAHKTPIPPAMAGAVVGQPPRKRLRIDDDPFGAVSDYAGSFLIKSAVEFSGGYDTNPGRLAPAQGKPFYVIAPEFLAISDWERHALVADLRGSFTGYGSNLTPNADGTPLSAPLDVDRPNFIGHVDGRLDVSRDTRLTAQGRLFVSTDNPGSPNVQAGLARYPIYTTVGTTIGIDQSFNRLQVSAGATVDRTDYTNSKLTDGTSTTNDDRNFSQYGGVGRVSYDLKPGIKPFVEVQGDSRVHDVRLDRAGFARDSSGGYAKGGTSFEFSRLLTGEIAVGYAARDYVDPRLDRLEGLLVSSSLVWTATPLTTAKFYSDTTITETTLPGTSGVLTHVYTVEVDHDFRRWLTAIGKFTWGSLDYQGNPRRDKIYILSGEAIYKMSRNVWLRGTLRRDWLDSNLPGNSTASTVVMLGVRLQH from the coding sequence GTGAGGGCGGGGCCAGCAGCCGGCCGGAACAGCCGCGCGCGCATCTTTCGCGCAGCCTTGCCGTGCCTTGCGCTGCTCGCCCTGACCGGAACCGCGGCGCAAGCGCAAATCCTCACGCCGGACCTGTTCAGCTCAAGGCGCACCAGCCAGATGACGCCGCCGGATTCGCCGCTGCGCCGGACGGCGGCAGAGGTGAACGATCCCCTCAATAATCCGAAGCTGCAGGAGGGCGACAAGCCCGCGCCGTCGCGGATCGGGCAAATCCCGAAATACGGCCTGCCGGCCGCGAGCGGCGCAGCCGACATCGGCTACGACTCGCTCAACCGCAAGCGCAAGAGACCGAAATATTATCCGGGGCAGGCGAAGCCGAAGCCGCCGGTCGGCCCCGGTAGTCCGCCGCCGCCGATTGCATCGAACACGCGGCTGCGGCTGTCGATTGCCCCATCGGAGTCGGCGCATAAAACCCCGATCCCGCCGGCGATGGCGGGAGCGGTGGTGGGACAGCCGCCGCGCAAGCGTCTCAGGATCGATGACGATCCGTTCGGCGCGGTCAGCGATTACGCCGGCAGCTTCCTGATCAAATCCGCGGTCGAATTCTCGGGCGGCTACGATACCAATCCCGGCCGGCTCGCCCCAGCGCAAGGCAAGCCGTTCTACGTGATCGCGCCGGAATTTTTGGCGATCTCCGATTGGGAGCGCCACGCGCTGGTGGCCGATCTCCGCGGCTCCTTCACCGGCTACGGCAGCAATCTCACGCCGAACGCGGACGGCACGCCACTGTCGGCGCCGCTCGACGTCGACCGGCCCAACTTCATCGGCCATGTCGACGGCCGGCTCGATGTCAGCCGCGACACAAGGCTGACCGCGCAAGGCCGGTTGTTCGTCTCGACCGACAATCCCGGCAGCCCGAACGTGCAGGCCGGCCTTGCCAGATATCCGATCTACACCACGGTCGGCACGACTATCGGCATTGACCAGAGCTTCAACCGGCTGCAGGTTTCCGCCGGTGCCACCGTCGATCGCACCGACTATACCAACTCAAAACTCACCGACGGCACGTCGACCACCAACGACGATCGGAACTTCAGCCAGTACGGCGGCGTCGGCCGCGTCAGCTACGATTTGAAGCCGGGCATAAAGCCGTTCGTGGAAGTGCAGGGCGACAGCCGCGTGCATGACGTCAGGCTAGACCGTGCCGGATTTGCGCGCGATTCCTCGGGCGGCTACGCCAAGGGCGGCACCAGCTTCGAATTCTCGCGGCTGTTGACCGGCGAAATCGCCGTCGGCTACGCCGCGCGCGACTATGTCGATCCGAGGCTCGATCGCCTGGAAGGCCTGCTCGTCTCGTCCTCGCTGGTCTGGACCGCAACGCCGCTGACGACGGCAAAATTCTATTCCGACACCACGATCACGGAGACCACGCTGCCGGGCACGTCGGGCGTGCTGACGCATGTATACACCGTCGAAGTCGACCACGACTTCCGCCGCTGGCTGACCGCGATCGGCAAGTTCACCTGGGGCTCGCTCGATTACCAGGGCAATCCCAGGCGCGACAAGATTTACATTCTGTCGGGCGAAGCCATCTACAAGATGAGCCGCAACGTCTGGCTCCGCGGCACGCTTCGGCGCGACTGGCTGGATTCGAATTTGCCGGGGAATAGCACGGCATCGACGGTGGTGATGCTGGGGGTGAGGCTGCAGCACTGA
- a CDS encoding SIS domain-containing protein has protein sequence MANPNPLMVQSSGSDPADAAVQSALRTLDAEGSGIAAIAAALQSDLRAPFAAAADLIRNANGRLIVTGLGKSGHIGRKVAATFASTGTPAFFVHAAEASHGDLGMITADDVILALSWSGEQPEMKNLITYAKRFRIPVIAMTAERESSLAKASDVALTLPKAREACPHNLAPTTSSLMMLALGDALAIALLEGRGFTSVDFSVLHPGGKLGALLKYTRDLMHTGDAVPLKPLGTSMSEALVEMTSKGFGCVGIVDARGHIVGIVTDGDLRRHMGPQLMSATVDEVMTRNPKTIDRDVLAGEALEILNSSKITTLIVTDASKPIGIVHLHDFLRAGVA, from the coding sequence ATGGCCAATCCGAATCCGCTGATGGTACAATCCTCCGGCTCCGATCCCGCTGATGCCGCCGTCCAATCGGCGCTGCGCACGCTCGACGCCGAGGGCAGCGGGATCGCCGCGATCGCGGCGGCGTTGCAGTCCGATCTACGTGCACCGTTTGCCGCCGCTGCCGATCTCATCCGCAACGCCAACGGGCGGCTGATCGTCACTGGTCTGGGCAAGTCCGGCCATATCGGCCGCAAGGTCGCCGCGACATTCGCCTCCACCGGCACGCCGGCGTTTTTTGTACATGCCGCCGAAGCGAGCCATGGCGACCTCGGCATGATCACCGCCGATGACGTGATCCTGGCGCTATCGTGGTCCGGCGAGCAGCCGGAGATGAAGAATCTGATCACCTATGCCAAGCGCTTCCGCATTCCCGTGATCGCCATGACGGCGGAGCGCGAATCGTCCCTGGCCAAGGCCTCCGACGTCGCGCTGACGCTGCCGAAGGCGCGCGAGGCCTGCCCGCACAATCTGGCGCCGACCACCTCTTCCCTGATGATGCTGGCGCTCGGCGACGCGCTGGCGATCGCGCTATTGGAAGGCCGCGGCTTTACCTCGGTCGATTTCAGCGTGCTGCATCCCGGCGGCAAGCTCGGCGCACTGTTGAAGTACACCCGCGACCTCATGCATACCGGCGACGCGGTGCCGCTGAAGCCGCTCGGCACCAGCATGTCGGAGGCGCTGGTCGAGATGACGTCCAAGGGCTTTGGCTGCGTCGGCATCGTCGATGCACGCGGCCACATCGTCGGCATCGTCACCGACGGCGATTTGCGCCGGCACATGGGGCCGCAGCTCATGTCGGCCACCGTCGACGAGGTGATGACGAGGAATCCGAAGACGATCGACCGCGACGTGCTGGCCGGCGAGGCGCTGGAGATTCTCAACTCCTCGAAGATCACGACGCTGATCGTGACCGACGCCAGCAAGCCGATCGGCATCGTGCACCTGCACGATTTCCTGCGCGCGGGCGTGGCGTAG
- a CDS encoding carboxymuconolactone decarboxylase family protein codes for MSQTAPRIAPLEPPYAPDIAEQFDRIMRGAPPLLLFRVMAGNARAWEKFRAGSLLDRGPLSLREREIVIDRTCARTGCEYEWGVHVTTFAETAHLTEEQVRATVLGAATDACWSPAEQALIAAVDALHERATLEDAEFAALSAHYDDAKIFEIILLCGFYRTVSYLANGLALPLEESAVRFPKA; via the coding sequence ATGTCACAGACCGCACCGCGCATTGCGCCGCTTGAGCCGCCTTATGCACCTGACATTGCCGAGCAGTTCGACCGCATCATGCGCGGCGCGCCGCCGCTGCTGCTGTTTCGCGTCATGGCGGGCAACGCGCGGGCCTGGGAGAAATTCCGCGCCGGCAGCCTGCTGGATCGCGGGCCGCTCAGTTTGCGGGAGCGCGAGATCGTCATCGACCGCACCTGCGCGCGAACGGGCTGCGAGTACGAATGGGGGGTGCATGTCACGACGTTCGCGGAAACCGCGCATCTGACGGAAGAGCAGGTCCGCGCCACTGTGCTCGGCGCCGCCACCGACGCATGCTGGTCGCCGGCAGAGCAGGCCCTGATCGCTGCGGTCGATGCGCTGCACGAGCGCGCCACACTTGAGGACGCCGAATTCGCGGCGCTGTCGGCGCATTACGACGATGCGAAAATATTCGAGATCATCCTGCTGTGCGGATTCTATCGCACCGTGTCGTATCTCGCGAACGGACTGGCGCTGCCGCTGGAGGAGAGCGCGGTGCGGTTTCCGAAGGCCTAA
- a CDS encoding NfeD family protein, with protein MTEMFSMLGTWNWLIFGFVLMALELLAPGVFMFWLGLAALLVGLVSFAISPSWQTQLLMFAVFAVAAVPAWRHFARSEGSRSLSNPFLNNRTKALIGREFTLEKPIVDGTGTVRIDDTIWRVAGPDAPAGSRVRVVQVDGASLTVAAA; from the coding sequence ATGACCGAGATGTTTTCGATGTTAGGCACCTGGAATTGGCTGATCTTCGGCTTCGTCCTGATGGCGCTCGAATTGCTTGCGCCGGGTGTCTTCATGTTCTGGCTTGGGCTCGCGGCGTTACTGGTCGGGCTCGTGTCGTTTGCGATCAGCCCGTCCTGGCAGACGCAACTCCTGATGTTTGCGGTGTTCGCGGTTGCCGCGGTCCCTGCGTGGCGGCACTTTGCGCGCAGCGAGGGAAGCCGCAGCCTGAGCAATCCGTTTCTCAACAACCGGACCAAGGCGCTGATCGGCCGGGAATTCACGCTGGAAAAGCCGATCGTCGACGGCACCGGCACCGTGCGGATCGACGATACGATCTGGCGCGTCGCCGGCCCCGACGCTCCGGCCGGCAGCCGCGTCAGGGTCGTACAGGTCGATGGCGCCAGCCTGACGGTGGCGGCGGCTTAG
- a CDS encoding SPFH domain-containing protein: protein MSGFDIFAIAFVLLVIATLFAGVKTVPQGYDWTIERFGKYTRTLSPGLNLIIPYFDRVGRKMNMMEQVINIPEQEVITKDNATVTVDGVAFFQVFDAAKASYEVANLEQAIIVLTMTNIRSVMGSMDLDQVLSHRDEINERLLRVVDAAVSPWGLKVNRIEIKDIVPPADLVEAMGRQMKAERVKRADILQAEGQRQSEILRAEGAKQGQILQAEGRREAAFRDAEARERLAEAEAKATQMVSESIAKGDVAALNYFIADKYIKAFGQFADSPNQKILMIPLEATSVLSSLAGIGEIAKATFGESAASAAAAARRTSSVPNAGPTPPPVAPQR, encoded by the coding sequence ATGAGTGGCTTCGACATTTTCGCGATTGCCTTTGTTCTACTTGTCATTGCCACATTGTTCGCGGGCGTCAAAACGGTGCCGCAGGGCTATGACTGGACAATCGAGCGGTTCGGTAAATACACGCGCACGCTGTCGCCGGGATTAAACCTCATCATTCCCTATTTCGACCGCGTCGGCCGCAAGATGAACATGATGGAGCAGGTGATCAATATTCCCGAGCAGGAGGTGATCACCAAGGACAACGCCACCGTGACGGTGGACGGGGTCGCGTTCTTCCAGGTGTTCGACGCCGCGAAAGCGAGCTACGAGGTCGCCAATCTCGAGCAGGCCATCATCGTTTTGACCATGACCAACATCCGCTCGGTGATGGGCTCGATGGACCTCGACCAGGTGCTGTCGCACCGCGACGAGATCAACGAGCGCCTGCTGCGCGTGGTCGATGCGGCCGTCTCGCCATGGGGGCTCAAGGTCAACCGCATCGAGATCAAGGACATCGTGCCGCCGGCCGACCTGGTCGAGGCGATGGGCCGGCAGATGAAGGCCGAGCGCGTCAAGCGCGCCGACATTCTGCAGGCCGAGGGCCAGCGCCAGTCGGAAATTCTCCGTGCCGAGGGCGCCAAACAGGGCCAGATTTTGCAGGCCGAAGGCCGCCGCGAAGCCGCATTCCGCGACGCCGAAGCGCGCGAGCGCCTAGCTGAAGCCGAAGCCAAGGCGACACAGATGGTCTCCGAATCGATCGCCAAGGGCGATGTCGCAGCGCTGAACTATTTTATCGCCGACAAGTACATCAAGGCATTCGGACAGTTCGCGGATTCGCCGAACCAGAAGATCCTGATGATTCCGCTGGAAGCAACTTCCGTGCTGTCCTCGCTCGCCGGCATCGGCGAGATCGCCAAGGCGACGTTTGGCGAGAGCGCTGCTTCCGCTGCGGCCGCGGCACGGCGAACATCATCGGTTCCGAACGCCGGCCCAACCCCGCCGCCGGTCGCGCCGCAGCGGTGA